One window of Leifsonia sp. AK011 genomic DNA carries:
- a CDS encoding VIT1/CCC1 transporter family protein, whose product MTTPLPERARTKADIRRWRRYLAAERAEASVYRDLASRREGQEREILLALAEAEGRHEQHWVDLLGADVGTPLRPDLRTRALGWLARSFGSVFVLALAQRAEARSPYETDVDATEAMAADERIHGEVVRGLAIRGRLRISGTFRAAVFGANDGLVSNLALVLGIGATGVPPATILFTGIAGLLAGALSMGAGEYVSVRSQIELIDAARPDPSARAVLPDLDVDANELALVYRARGMSESDAAAHAAEVLDTLHLEADPVAVDTDQDVDTIGTAWGAAISSFCFFASGALIPVLPYIFGATGLTAVVVASVLVGLALLLTGTVVGLLSGASPLKRALRQLAIGFGAAAATYLLGIAFGATLG is encoded by the coding sequence ATGACCACACCCCTTCCCGAGCGCGCTCGCACCAAAGCCGACATCCGGCGGTGGCGCCGTTACCTTGCGGCAGAGCGGGCCGAGGCATCCGTCTACCGCGACCTGGCGTCGCGTCGCGAGGGCCAGGAGCGCGAGATCCTGCTCGCGCTCGCCGAGGCGGAGGGTCGCCACGAGCAGCACTGGGTCGACCTGCTCGGAGCTGACGTCGGCACGCCGCTGCGGCCCGACCTGCGCACGCGGGCGCTCGGATGGCTCGCCAGGAGCTTCGGCTCCGTGTTCGTCTTGGCGCTCGCCCAGCGCGCCGAGGCCCGCTCGCCCTACGAGACCGATGTGGACGCGACGGAGGCCATGGCCGCCGACGAGCGCATTCACGGGGAGGTCGTTCGTGGGCTTGCGATTCGTGGGCGGTTGCGCATCTCCGGCACCTTCCGGGCCGCCGTGTTCGGCGCGAACGACGGTCTCGTCTCCAACCTCGCGCTCGTGCTGGGCATCGGTGCGACGGGTGTGCCGCCAGCAACGATCCTCTTCACGGGAATCGCGGGCTTGCTGGCTGGCGCGCTCTCGATGGGAGCAGGCGAGTACGTGTCGGTGCGCTCGCAGATCGAACTGATCGACGCCGCGCGCCCCGACCCGTCGGCGCGTGCGGTGCTGCCGGACCTCGACGTCGACGCCAACGAGCTCGCCCTCGTCTATCGCGCCCGCGGAATGTCGGAGTCGGATGCTGCGGCGCACGCCGCGGAAGTGCTCGACACACTCCACCTCGAGGCTGACCCCGTCGCCGTCGACACGGATCAGGATGTCGACACCATCGGGACCGCGTGGGGTGCGGCGATCTCCAGCTTCTGCTTCTTCGCCTCCGGCGCGCTCATCCCGGTGCTTCCGTACATCTTCGGCGCGACGGGGCTGACCGCCGTCGTGGTGGCGTCCGTGCTGGTCGGCCTCGCGCTGCTGCTCACGGGAACCGTCGTGGGACTGCTGAGCGGGGCATCCCCCCTCAAGCGCGCGCTGCGCCAACTCGCGATCGGCTTCGGCGCCGCCGCCGCCACGTACCTGCTGGGCATCGCCTTCGGCGCGACCTTGGGGTAG
- a CDS encoding galactose-1-phosphate uridylyltransferase: MLTGGITKTHTLLADGRELIYYDDPGSTLPAERTVDARTLDPRPATATMRQDPLTGDWISIAAARQNRVFLPPADLDPLAPQTPTNPSEVPSTYDVAVFENRSPSFGPELGPLDLEGLGLGRTAPSHGRCEVVCFSPEREGSFGSLSEVRARTVIEAWADRTEFLSALPGVEQVFPFENRGEAIGVTLHHPHGQIYSYPYVTPRTQRLVQSIADFGPNLFESILDFERNSERVVLHGEHWTAFVPFAARWPLEVHMLPHRHVPDFAATSVAERDELAPLYLRLLRGLDALYDTPTPYIAAWHQAPVRVARGDIRLMLQVTSPRRAADRLKYLAGSEAAMGAWIGDVPPEAQAAFIRDGIERVSGQQA, encoded by the coding sequence ATGCTCACGGGCGGAATCACCAAGACCCACACCCTCCTCGCCGACGGTCGCGAACTCATCTACTACGACGACCCGGGCAGCACCCTGCCGGCGGAGCGGACCGTGGATGCCCGCACCCTCGATCCACGGCCTGCGACCGCCACGATGCGCCAGGACCCGCTGACGGGTGACTGGATCTCCATCGCTGCCGCGCGGCAGAACCGCGTCTTCCTGCCCCCGGCAGACCTCGACCCCCTCGCGCCGCAGACCCCGACCAACCCCTCTGAGGTGCCGAGCACCTACGACGTCGCGGTGTTCGAGAACCGCTCCCCCTCCTTCGGCCCAGAACTCGGCCCCCTCGATCTCGAAGGGCTGGGCCTGGGCCGCACCGCGCCCTCCCACGGACGCTGCGAGGTCGTGTGCTTCAGCCCCGAGCGTGAGGGTTCGTTCGGCTCGCTGAGCGAGGTGCGTGCGCGCACGGTCATCGAGGCGTGGGCCGACCGCACCGAGTTCCTGAGCGCGCTGCCCGGCGTCGAGCAGGTCTTCCCGTTTGAGAACCGCGGCGAGGCCATCGGCGTCACGCTCCACCACCCGCACGGCCAGATCTACTCCTACCCCTACGTCACGCCGCGCACCCAACGCCTCGTGCAGTCCATCGCCGACTTCGGGCCGAACCTCTTCGAGAGCATCCTCGACTTCGAGCGGAACTCCGAGCGCGTCGTGCTGCACGGCGAGCACTGGACGGCGTTCGTGCCGTTCGCGGCCCGCTGGCCCCTCGAGGTGCACATGTTGCCCCACCGCCACGTCCCCGACTTCGCGGCCACGTCCGTCGCCGAGCGCGACGAGCTCGCACCGCTCTACCTGCGCCTGCTGCGTGGTCTTGACGCCCTGTACGACACCCCCACCCCGTACATCGCGGCGTGGCACCAGGCGCCCGTGCGAGTGGCGAGGGGTGACATCCGTCTTATGCTGCAGGTGACGAGCCCGCGTCGCGCCGCCGACCGGCTCAAGTACCTCGCAGGCTCCGAGGCCGCGATGGGTGCGTGGATCGGCGACGTTCCCCCGGAGGCGCAGGCGGCATTCATCAGGGACGGCATCGAACGAGTGAGCGGGCAGCAGGCATGA
- a CDS encoding aldose 1-epimerase family protein: MTENSPRILPTGDQYELTHGGFRAVITQVAAALRELSFEGTALTPGYPAEATPPWGAGIVLAPWPNRVEDGVWTHDGVTQQLDITEVARNNAIHGLLRYSPYRLVERDASSVTLAATIFPQHGYRFTVETTVTYALGDDGLSVTHTATNHADAAAPFALGTHPFFCIGGVPTEELELTLHASTRFDVDARLNPLAEVPVDGDFDLRSGRLVGELHLDTAFGGVTTVDGAVAVLRAPDGRELRVLQDENHGYVQVFTTREFPSPDGPPENKDFRLAVAIEPMTAPPNAFNSGLGLRWIEPGETWTAGWGVQYSS; this comes from the coding sequence GTGACCGAGAACTCTCCCCGCATCCTGCCGACCGGCGACCAGTACGAACTCACTCACGGTGGCTTCCGCGCCGTCATCACGCAGGTGGCTGCTGCCCTCCGCGAGCTCTCCTTCGAGGGCACCGCGCTCACGCCCGGCTACCCCGCGGAGGCGACCCCGCCCTGGGGCGCCGGGATCGTGCTCGCGCCCTGGCCGAACCGCGTCGAGGACGGCGTGTGGACCCACGACGGTGTGACGCAGCAGCTCGACATCACCGAGGTTGCGCGCAACAACGCGATCCACGGCCTGCTGCGGTACTCGCCGTACCGTCTCGTGGAGCGGGACGCGTCATCCGTCACGCTGGCCGCCACGATCTTCCCGCAGCACGGGTACCGCTTCACGGTCGAGACGACGGTCACGTACGCGCTCGGCGACGACGGGCTGAGTGTCACGCACACGGCCACCAACCACGCGGATGCCGCAGCCCCCTTCGCTCTCGGAACGCACCCGTTCTTCTGCATCGGCGGCGTGCCCACGGAGGAGCTCGAACTCACCCTGCACGCCTCCACCCGCTTCGACGTGGATGCTCGCCTCAACCCGCTCGCGGAGGTGCCCGTCGACGGCGACTTCGATTTGCGCTCCGGCCGCCTCGTGGGCGAGCTCCACCTGGACACAGCCTTCGGTGGTGTCACCACGGTGGACGGCGCCGTGGCCGTGCTCCGCGCCCCCGACGGCCGCGAGCTGCGCGTGCTGCAGGACGAGAACCATGGCTACGTTCAGGTCTTCACGACGCGCGAGTTCCCCTCGCCCGACGGGCCGCCCGAGAACAAGGACTTCCGTCTCGCGGTCGCCATCGAGCCGATGACAGCGCCGCCGAACGCGTTCAACTCCGGCCTCGGCCTCCGCTGGATCGAGCCGGGCGAGACGTGGACCGCGGGCTGGGGAGTCCAGTACTCTAGCTAG
- a CDS encoding DeoR/GlpR family DNA-binding transcription regulator has translation MSEARRRQLSQLVASRGFVRVTDAADELGVSEVTVRGDLSALEKRGGIVRVHGGAMPSTAIRESSLEASLDRDAAAKRAIGRDAAAMVSSGESLFVDAGSTCMALAEALVERRDLSDLVVVTSGLTIALALEQALPRFTVIVTGGTLRPLQHSLVNPFAAPMIGSLRLDTAFIGCNGIHPTDGVTNLNLPDAEIKRLVMGVSRRNVLLADATKLGRTDLAVIAPVADFDTLVTAGEADTAVIDALPLDVRLAA, from the coding sequence ATGAGCGAGGCACGACGCAGGCAGCTGTCGCAGCTCGTCGCATCCCGGGGGTTTGTGCGGGTGACGGACGCGGCGGACGAGCTCGGAGTGAGCGAGGTCACCGTCCGCGGCGACCTGAGCGCACTCGAGAAGCGCGGGGGCATCGTGCGGGTTCACGGTGGGGCGATGCCGAGCACGGCCATCCGGGAGTCGAGCCTCGAGGCATCCCTCGACCGCGATGCGGCAGCCAAGCGTGCAATCGGGCGGGATGCCGCGGCCATGGTCAGCAGTGGCGAGAGTCTCTTCGTCGACGCCGGCAGCACGTGCATGGCGCTCGCCGAGGCTCTCGTGGAGCGCCGCGACCTCAGCGACCTCGTGGTCGTCACGAGCGGACTCACGATCGCGCTCGCGCTGGAGCAGGCGCTGCCGCGGTTCACCGTGATCGTCACGGGCGGCACACTCCGGCCGCTCCAGCACTCCCTCGTGAACCCCTTCGCGGCCCCGATGATCGGGTCGCTGCGGCTCGACACCGCGTTCATCGGATGCAACGGCATCCACCCGACCGATGGCGTGACCAACCTCAACCTCCCCGACGCCGAGATCAAGCGCCTCGTGATGGGCGTCTCCCGCCGGAACGTGCTGCTCGCGGATGCCACCAAGCTCGGCCGCACCGACCTTGCCGTGATCGCGCCCGTCGCCGACTTCGACACCCTCGTGACCGCGGGCGAGGCCGACACGGCCGTGATCGACGCCCTCCCGCTCGACGTTAGGCTTGCCGCGTGA
- the galK gene encoding galactokinase: MSDIRDDVVEGFEETYGYSPSGIWSAPGRVNLIGEHTDYNLGFVLPFAINRRTIVALGLRDDGILRVASAFADEVAEVEIADLSPERLQGWPAYPLGVAWALAQYGADLAGVPGVDLFIESTVPVGAGLSSSAAIESAVAVALNDVWQLGFDRATLAKVGQLAENKAVGVPTGIMDQSASLLGRGDHAVFLDCRSLESSLVPLGFEEAGLQVLIIDTGVSHSHATGGYAARRASCELGARTLGVPSLRDLTVDDLPRAQQILDDETFRRVRHIITENQRVLDTVIALRETGPHAIGDLLDASHISMRDDFEISIPELDLAVETAQLNGAIGARMTGGGFGGAAIALVPTEGISRIQVAIDGAFAEHGFGQPTMFTVVPSDGAARD, from the coding sequence ATGAGCGACATCAGGGACGACGTGGTCGAGGGCTTCGAGGAGACCTACGGGTACTCCCCCTCCGGCATCTGGTCGGCGCCCGGGCGCGTGAACCTCATCGGCGAGCACACCGACTACAACCTCGGTTTCGTGCTGCCGTTCGCGATCAACCGGCGCACGATCGTGGCGCTCGGACTGAGGGATGACGGCATCCTCCGTGTCGCGTCCGCCTTCGCCGACGAGGTCGCCGAAGTGGAGATCGCCGACCTCTCGCCCGAGCGGCTGCAGGGCTGGCCCGCCTACCCGTTGGGTGTGGCCTGGGCCCTCGCGCAGTACGGCGCGGATCTTGCTGGCGTGCCCGGCGTGGACCTCTTCATCGAGTCGACGGTGCCCGTGGGCGCCGGCCTCTCGTCGTCGGCCGCGATCGAGAGCGCGGTCGCCGTGGCGCTCAACGACGTGTGGCAGCTCGGCTTCGACCGCGCAACACTCGCCAAGGTCGGCCAGCTCGCCGAGAACAAGGCCGTCGGCGTCCCCACGGGAATCATGGACCAGTCGGCCTCGCTGCTCGGACGCGGCGACCACGCCGTGTTCCTCGACTGCCGGTCGCTCGAGTCCTCACTCGTCCCGCTCGGGTTCGAGGAGGCCGGGTTGCAGGTGCTCATCATCGACACGGGGGTGTCGCACTCGCACGCCACCGGCGGATACGCAGCGCGCCGGGCATCCTGCGAACTGGGTGCACGGACGCTCGGTGTGCCATCCCTGCGCGACCTCACGGTCGACGACCTACCGCGGGCTCAGCAAATCCTCGACGACGAGACGTTCCGCCGCGTGCGGCACATCATCACGGAGAACCAGCGCGTGCTCGACACGGTCATCGCGCTCCGGGAGACCGGCCCGCACGCGATCGGCGACCTGCTGGATGCCTCGCACATCTCCATGCGCGATGACTTCGAGATCTCCATTCCCGAGCTCGACCTCGCCGTGGAGACCGCTCAGCTGAATGGAGCGATCGGAGCACGGATGACCGGCGGCGGCTTCGGCGGAGCTGCGATCGCCCTCGTCCCCACCGAGGGCATCTCGCGCATCCAGGTGGCCATCGACGGTGCGTTCGCCGAGCACGGCTTCGGCCAGCCCACCATGTTCACAGTCGTGCCGTCGGATGGTGCGGCCCGGGACTAG
- a CDS encoding cell wall-binding repeat-containing protein has protein sequence MHSRVLAGVGGAVLVASLLVPALPATAAIEPPALPIVRPTSELIDMPTSYPVQQPLPLFPDDPTDASINRGVIPYDEIAPFINNLMDFSNRVSAQVVGKSGLGRDIYLVTVTGRETPEETAQQLVWRDKVKYDPTAAAADAELQAGYKVPIWFNGNIHGNEWEGTDATLNYIRELATSTAPEVEELVESSRLYFTVVNNPDGRALGQRAVAAGYDPNRDMITGATSETAIIRDLSSIIQPTYFIDLHGYTNVLQVEPCGPPHGENYEYDLFLPHAYAAALAVEEAVVAANIPGNTYLSSTGGTTTENTGKIKIPYRDIRQGWDDWPPIFTPQYIAYQGGITNTVELPLGRANPATNPVNKERAAVNIQVADVVIKSIVGYVTEHRDALLTNQMEIFRRGLAGEPSVVIPADISAEDLPEGVPTEWTEIWDETDVYNADYPRSYVIPVGGGQRSETDAERLVQQLLVHDIQVDRATVPFTAGGTEYPAGSYLVDMHQPLRGLANVLLDEGSDISERVGDMYDISAWSLSLTWGADVVSVGSTTDPALGIPSEDVTSLDPIGDLPAAGTYLAFEPRGVAEWQAVNELLAEGIPLSQLPDGTILLGPDEASYAAAAAVADVFGVDFMANDGKALRDGPSKALGALKVAYTGSNEDRDMLAKLGFTATQVSATTITSGAVNLADYNLLWIGSSLSFSGQQAAGTAAVTEYIAAGKPVVGRGSSIASFVNTFGITTVGSSSASGSSNGIVNVTTNEDGVLGSWPQDTAFVSPAVRYTGLGENAVVEQTYPAEDLFVSGWWPTATRTAFEGQPAAVSAVGPSGSKAFLFGTSVVYRNHPIGAFSDIARAMYWASVPAATGVVAPGPDIERLAGDSRYTTAVEVSKAAFPETAPVVYIATGATYPDALSAGPAAAFEGGPLLLVKPTEVPAAVAAEIERLQPERIVVVGGTPSVSSAVFEELEDMTEDIDRIAGANRYETSRKIAQAAFGDAELAYIATGQKFPDALSAGAAAGVNGAPVVLVDGTASDLDAGTVALLDGLGVESVKVLGAKDSVSSGIYEDLGAIASTKRIAGANRYETSQKINADAFDEATRVFLSTGTNFPDALAGSAAAATLGAPLYVIPATCVPQAVLDDIAGFAPSTVTLLGGTPSLSVEVESLTPCP, from the coding sequence GTGCACAGTCGCGTTCTCGCCGGGGTAGGAGGCGCCGTCCTCGTCGCTTCCCTCCTGGTCCCAGCCCTACCCGCCACGGCGGCCATCGAGCCGCCAGCGCTCCCGATTGTTCGTCCGACGTCCGAGCTGATCGACATGCCGACGTCCTACCCGGTCCAGCAGCCGCTTCCGCTGTTCCCCGATGACCCCACCGACGCGTCCATCAACCGCGGCGTCATTCCCTATGACGAGATTGCGCCGTTCATCAACAACCTCATGGACTTCAGCAACCGGGTCTCCGCGCAGGTCGTGGGCAAGTCCGGACTCGGTCGTGACATCTACCTCGTGACCGTGACCGGTCGCGAGACGCCCGAGGAGACCGCACAGCAGCTCGTCTGGCGCGACAAGGTCAAGTACGACCCGACCGCGGCTGCGGCAGACGCCGAGCTGCAGGCGGGCTACAAGGTCCCGATCTGGTTCAACGGCAACATCCACGGAAACGAGTGGGAGGGCACCGACGCCACGCTCAACTACATCCGTGAGCTCGCCACGAGCACCGCGCCAGAGGTCGAGGAGCTCGTCGAATCGTCGCGCCTCTACTTCACGGTGGTCAACAACCCCGACGGTCGCGCCCTCGGTCAGCGCGCGGTCGCAGCGGGCTACGACCCCAACCGCGACATGATCACGGGTGCCACGTCGGAGACGGCGATCATCCGCGACCTGTCGAGCATCATCCAGCCGACGTACTTCATCGACCTGCACGGCTACACCAACGTGCTCCAGGTTGAGCCCTGTGGTCCGCCGCACGGTGAGAACTACGAGTACGACCTGTTCCTCCCCCACGCCTACGCCGCGGCGCTCGCGGTCGAGGAGGCGGTCGTTGCCGCCAACATCCCGGGCAACACGTACCTGTCGTCGACGGGTGGCACCACCACGGAGAACACGGGCAAGATCAAGATCCCTTACCGTGACATCCGCCAGGGTTGGGACGACTGGCCCCCGATCTTCACCCCGCAGTACATCGCGTACCAGGGTGGAATCACCAACACTGTCGAGCTTCCGCTCGGACGCGCCAACCCTGCGACCAACCCGGTCAACAAGGAGCGTGCGGCCGTGAACATCCAGGTCGCCGATGTAGTGATCAAGTCGATCGTCGGCTACGTCACGGAGCACCGTGACGCACTGCTGACGAACCAGATGGAGATCTTCCGCCGCGGTCTGGCGGGCGAGCCCTCCGTCGTCATCCCCGCGGACATCTCGGCTGAGGACCTGCCAGAGGGCGTTCCCACCGAGTGGACCGAGATCTGGGACGAGACCGACGTGTACAACGCCGACTACCCGCGTTCCTACGTGATCCCGGTCGGCGGTGGCCAGCGTTCGGAGACGGACGCTGAGCGTCTCGTGCAGCAGCTCCTCGTGCACGACATCCAGGTGGACCGCGCGACCGTTCCGTTCACCGCGGGCGGCACCGAGTACCCTGCCGGTTCCTACCTGGTCGACATGCACCAGCCTCTGCGTGGTCTCGCGAACGTCCTGCTCGACGAGGGCTCGGACATCAGTGAGCGCGTCGGCGACATGTACGACATCTCCGCGTGGAGCCTCTCGCTCACGTGGGGTGCCGATGTCGTCTCGGTCGGGAGCACCACGGACCCCGCGCTCGGCATTCCGTCCGAGGATGTCACGTCGCTCGACCCGATCGGTGACCTCCCCGCCGCAGGCACCTACCTGGCCTTCGAGCCGCGTGGTGTCGCCGAGTGGCAGGCCGTCAACGAGCTGTTGGCCGAGGGCATCCCGCTCTCCCAGCTGCCCGATGGCACGATCCTCCTGGGACCGGACGAGGCGAGCTACGCTGCCGCGGCCGCAGTGGCCGACGTCTTCGGCGTCGACTTCATGGCCAACGACGGCAAGGCGCTCCGCGACGGCCCGAGCAAGGCTCTGGGAGCGCTGAAGGTTGCCTACACCGGCAGCAACGAGGACCGCGACATGCTCGCAAAGCTCGGCTTCACGGCGACGCAGGTCTCCGCAACCACGATCACCTCAGGTGCGGTGAACCTTGCCGACTACAACCTGCTGTGGATCGGTTCCTCGTTGAGCTTCAGCGGACAGCAGGCTGCTGGTACCGCTGCCGTCACCGAGTACATCGCCGCTGGCAAGCCCGTGGTGGGTCGCGGATCGTCGATCGCGAGCTTCGTCAACACCTTCGGCATCACGACGGTTGGTTCGTCGTCGGCATCCGGATCGTCGAACGGAATCGTCAACGTGACGACCAACGAGGACGGCGTCCTGGGCTCATGGCCGCAGGACACCGCATTCGTCTCGCCCGCCGTGCGGTACACGGGTCTCGGTGAGAACGCGGTCGTCGAGCAGACGTACCCGGCCGAGGACCTGTTCGTCTCCGGCTGGTGGCCGACGGCGACGCGTACGGCGTTCGAAGGTCAGCCCGCCGCGGTCTCCGCAGTGGGTCCGTCGGGCAGCAAGGCGTTCCTGTTCGGTACGTCCGTTGTCTACCGCAACCACCCGATCGGTGCCTTCAGCGACATCGCCCGCGCCATGTACTGGGCCTCGGTTCCTGCCGCGACGGGTGTTGTCGCACCCGGCCCGGACATCGAGAGGCTTGCAGGCGACAGCCGCTACACGACGGCCGTCGAGGTTTCGAAGGCGGCCTTCCCGGAGACCGCACCCGTGGTCTACATCGCAACCGGTGCGACCTATCCCGACGCACTGTCGGCAGGCCCTGCCGCGGCGTTCGAGGGTGGTCCGCTGCTCCTGGTGAAGCCGACCGAGGTCCCTGCTGCTGTTGCAGCCGAGATCGAGCGGCTCCAGCCTGAGCGCATCGTTGTCGTCGGTGGCACGCCGTCGGTCTCCTCGGCAGTCTTCGAGGAGCTCGAGGACATGACGGAGGACATCGACCGCATCGCTGGTGCGAACCGCTACGAGACGTCGCGCAAGATCGCGCAGGCAGCGTTCGGGGATGCCGAGCTGGCGTACATCGCCACCGGGCAGAAGTTCCCCGACGCGCTGTCGGCGGGTGCTGCGGCCGGCGTGAACGGCGCTCCCGTTGTTCTCGTCGACGGAACCGCTTCCGATCTGGATGCCGGAACCGTTGCCCTCCTCGATGGCCTCGGCGTCGAGTCGGTGAAGGTGCTCGGTGCGAAGGACTCCGTGTCATCCGGAATCTACGAGGACCTCGGGGCGATTGCATCGACCAAGCGGATCGCCGGTGCCAACCGGTACGAGACGTCGCAGAAGATCAACGCCGACGCGTTCGACGAGGCAACCAGGGTGTTCCTGTCCACGGGCACGAACTTCCCCGACGCCCTCGCGGGTTCTGCGGCAGCAGCGACCCTCGGCGCACCGCTCTACGTCATCCCGGCCACCTGTGTTCCGCAGGCCGTCCTGGACGATATCGCGGGCTTCGCGCCGTCGACCGTCACCCTCCTCGGTGGCACCCCGTCGCTGTCCGTCGAGGTGGAGAGCCTGACTCCCTGCCCGTAA